In the Haloferula helveola genome, one interval contains:
- a CDS encoding CaiB/BaiF CoA-transferase family protein, which yields MSNILEGIKVVEVASMAAAPNATVILADLGAEVIKIEPLSGDPWRYGHLTPGLPPSKIPWTTFIQNRTKKSVALNLKSPEAQQALHKLAETADVFLTNSPLPVQKHLKHTYDDIKAVKPDIVFASINGFGKEGPDKDAPGFDATAWYARTGIMEELRPKDGDPVALPVGLGDLGTSATLAGAVLGGLFHRERTGKGSEVFTSLMHNGLWANSSMMQAALVGTPPMPKYHMEEWPNPVAGARYKTKDGRFIIIVEINPNNIENLREAFGADHLKGDERFATPQLRLKNARALFDEMQGIVAQHDLEVVRKRLSEFGVNFSVAQTTAECTGDEHMIANGCFPDVEGSDGIRTVDSPMQISSDGYERVKPKTPPGVGEHTMSELTALGYSEDEVKALAEAGAVGLPK from the coding sequence ATGTCCAATATCCTCGAAGGAATCAAAGTCGTCGAAGTCGCCTCAATGGCGGCAGCGCCCAACGCAACGGTCATCCTCGCCGATCTCGGCGCGGAAGTGATCAAGATTGAACCGCTCAGCGGTGACCCCTGGCGCTACGGGCACCTGACGCCAGGACTCCCGCCAAGCAAGATCCCGTGGACCACGTTCATCCAGAACCGCACCAAGAAGTCGGTCGCCCTCAACCTCAAGAGTCCTGAGGCCCAGCAGGCCCTCCACAAGCTTGCAGAAACGGCCGACGTCTTTCTGACGAATTCACCCCTCCCGGTACAGAAACACCTCAAGCATACCTACGACGACATCAAGGCGGTCAAACCCGACATCGTCTTTGCTTCGATCAATGGCTTCGGCAAGGAAGGGCCCGACAAGGACGCACCGGGGTTCGACGCCACCGCTTGGTACGCCCGGACCGGAATTATGGAGGAACTTCGCCCCAAGGACGGCGATCCGGTCGCCTTGCCCGTCGGCCTTGGTGACCTGGGCACCTCGGCGACACTCGCTGGTGCTGTCCTGGGAGGCCTGTTTCACCGCGAACGTACCGGGAAAGGGTCAGAGGTGTTCACTTCACTGATGCACAACGGACTCTGGGCGAACTCCTCCATGATGCAGGCGGCGTTGGTCGGCACGCCCCCGATGCCGAAATACCATATGGAAGAATGGCCAAACCCAGTCGCCGGCGCTCGCTACAAGACGAAGGACGGTCGCTTTATCATCATCGTGGAAATCAATCCGAACAATATCGAGAATCTCCGCGAAGCCTTCGGCGCCGATCATCTCAAGGGCGATGAACGTTTCGCAACACCACAACTGAGACTGAAGAACGCCAGGGCCTTGTTCGACGAAATGCAAGGCATCGTTGCACAACATGATCTCGAGGTCGTCAGGAAACGCCTGAGCGAATTCGGCGTGAACTTCAGTGTTGCGCAAACCACGGCCGAGTGCACCGGAGACGAGCACATGATCGCCAACGGCTGCTTCCCGGACGTCGAGGGATCCGACGGCATCCGCACCGTCGACAGCCCGATGCAGATCAGTTCCGACGGCTACGAGAGGGTGAAGCCGAAGACCCCTCCCGGCGTTGGCGAGCACACGATGTCGGAACTGACCGCCCTCGGCTACAGCGAGGACGAAGTCAAGGCGCTGGCTGAAGCCGGAGCCGTCGGCCTGCCGAAGTGA